From the genome of Anopheles moucheti chromosome 3, idAnoMoucSN_F20_07, whole genome shotgun sequence, one region includes:
- the LOC128303985 gene encoding serine protease filzig, whose translation MATVYHRQRAYAWMLPLVVAILAGIALLTASVNGLSSTGERESRKLFGGYRITPKFCNATRSLLKREPERRGPTICMFNHECFQRQGEVVGACMDGFLFGTCCELPLTKDTLATDTLMEQINTTEQTAQSSLSSAIASQYEKFGSQISSGGYGEGVVHMEPSASKPDSLETDTSGGYTASSEKIKPLFTKIQNNNYIVNDDLDEDIVLNSISANKYDVASDAVSVYSPSTNKIKTESEELPASSLGYPSTTESDETHYVQVNKDNVYSAEIPSLLSAYGETSSIETIGTGASASSTETSTDITATGVQQIANQIFQENSQFFDHSDITHPAAETDLLNEHGAVDQSYANPNDFSGVPQASQAVPQPSAPTVKPVKVTYPKPQFKPRPKPTQPSSNESGNSGQYVLVQTISNDTKNDTQAKPTVSMNNIPSIESIILMLNDSNVGPQYETDDANATKASFEASTVPSTYGTASIDYDKYGPTSFYITKPQKTEAPTVTHTTSNVPSTSYVYSPKPTKRPTLAPVVVQATMLTNSAVSYGGSAAPQSEPQPSSTHRPPPTKIIVSSSTSKRPVLITTDTLASSGYYTGPTRPGSTVAISSVQPTKKITTIATKRPIATTIKLPEYIVQSSTLSHQNPSTLANVNYIQIASASDNPSPTVHITPKPVVGLVTSSTWNNNKLGSSVAPSSSRPGFYENTPPVYMSSIADFEDEGYFGSTNRPALDNAVTSTAIYTLVDNNNNKISNFASSTYAPYGPTASYGSTPTYPIANRVPPNQPSMQTYGPPSVVEASTLKNELYTTPDDINNFPPVRNPNLNLTDPTTMSNITKIENGLYGTPASEEDKVNMLVNKIVQTFNGNFEELEQILKERKNLTVTSTAGSLGATTVVGPSSGVSTSEGSAPTSSTTPKPKKKKKRPSGNRKPSNGTTSSSGTATKKPTAKPTALADNAASNATSVKPSSRPSKKPTKVRRPSNSTKPTTGSKPTTATTLTKPIASDTPAKPAKPSSTKPKPSTSPSSGSTAAGSRPKPSTSPKPSSAASTTKKPVRASTTKRPTRKPSTRPTLADADLTTTQLTTTRKPTKVTKRPTKRPSSTTTTTAAPPEDETIDEEENAVDGEDEEEEEDEDVGEETNETVDQQPAGGRKILCGQRPLMKSGRVVGGKASKFGEWPWQVLVRESTWLGLFTKNKCGGVLITNEYVITAAHCQPGFLASLVAVFGEFDISSDLETKRSVTKNVKRVIVHRQYDAATFENDLAILELENPIHYDVHIVPICMPGDDADFTGRMATVTGWGRLTYGGGVPSVLQEVQVPVIENSVCQEMFHMAGHNKKILPSFVCAGYANGKRDSCEGDSGGPLVLQRPDGRYELVGTVSHGIRCAAPYLPGVYMRTTFYKPWLRSVTGVK comes from the exons AGAGTCGAAAACTTTTCGGTGGGTACCGAATTACGCCAAAGTTCTGCAATGCTACGCGGTCGCTACTGAAACGTGAGCCGGAAAGACGTGGCCCAACGATCTGCATGTTCAATCACGAATGTTTCCAGCGCCAGGGTGAAGTTGTGGGTGCCTGCATGGATGGGTTTCTGTTTGGGACCTGCTGCGAGTTGCCCCTCACCAAGGACACCCTTGCCACGGACACGCTGATGGAGCAAATCAACACCACCGAGCAGACGGCCCAGTCGTCGCTGAGCTCGGCTATTGCAAGTCAGTACGAGAAGTTCGGCAGCCAGATTTCGAGCGGTGGCTACGGGGAAGGAGTGGTGCATATGGAGCCGAGCGCTTCAAAGCCAGATTCGCTGGAAACCGACACAAGTGGAGGATATACGGCGAGCAGTGAGAAAATAAAGCCACTGTTCACCAAAATCCAGAACAACAATTACATCGTGAATGACGACCTGGACGAGGACATCGTGCTGAACAGCATCAGCGCTAACAAGTACGATGTGGCCAGCGATGCGGTGTCTGTCTATTCGCCCTCCACCAACAAGATTAAAACCGAAAGCGAAGAGCTGCCTGCATCGTCCCTCGGATATCCTTCCACAACGGAATCGGATGAAACGCACTACGTGCAGGTGAACAAGGACAATGTCTACAGCGCGGAGATCCCTTCACTGCTCAGCGCGTACGGTGAAAccagctcgatcgaaacgattGGCACCGGTGCATCCGCCAGTTCGACGGAAACGAGCACGGATATCACTGCGACCGGTGTCCAGCAAATAGCCAATCAAATTTTCCAGGAAAACAGCCAGTTCTTCGATCACAGTGACATTACGCATCCTGCCGCCGAAACAGATCTCCTGAACGAGCACGGTGCCGTGGATCAGAGCTATGCAAACCCGAATGACTTTTCCGGTGTACCGCAGGCATCCCAAGCGGTGCCCCAACCATCCGCACCTACGGTAAAGCCTGTCAAGGTGACCTATCCTAAGCCCCAGTTTAAACCACGTCCGAAACCGACGCAACCGAGTTCCAATGAATCTGGCAACAGTGGCCAGTACGTTCTGGTGCAGACAATCTCAAATGACACTAAGAATGACACCCAGGCAAAACCCACCGTCTCCATGAACAACATACCCTCGATCGAGTCGATCATTCTTATGCTGAACGATTCCAATGTTGGCCCACAGTATGAAACCGACGATGCGAATGCAACGAAAGCTTCGTTTGAGGCTTCCACCGTCCCGTCCACTTACGGCACGGCTTCGATCGACTACGACAAGTATGGACCGACCAGTTTCTACATCACAAAGCCTCAGAAGACTGAGGCACCGACGGTCACTCACACCACAAGCAATGTTCCATCGACGAGCTACGTCTACAGTCCAAAGCCCACAAAGCGGCCAACGTTAGCACCGGTTGTAGTACAGGCCACAATGTTGACCAATAGTGCCGTCTCCTATGGAGGATCCGCTGCTCCGCAAAGTGAACCTCAGCCTTCTTCGACACACCGACCACCGCCGACAAAGATTATAGTATCGTCGAGTACTTCCAAGCGACCTGTGCTCATCACCACCGATACACTTGCCAGCAGTGGCTACTACACAGGTCCGACGAGACCCGGCTCAACTGTGGCCATATCTTCCGTACAACCGACCAAGAAAATCACAACGATCGCTACCAAACGTCCAATTGCCACAACGATCAAGCTGCCAGAGTACATCGTACAGTCGTCAACTCTATCCCACCAGAACCCATCGACATTAGCCAACGTCAACTACATTCAGATTGCAAGTGCCTCTGACAATCCTTCGCCTACGGTACACATCACACCGAAACCGGTAGTTGGGCTGGTTACGTCTTCCAcatggaacaacaacaaactggGCTCGTCGGTAGCACCGAGCAGTTCTCGGCCCGGTTTCTACGAGAACACACCGCCCGTGTACATGTCCTCGATTGCAGACTTTGAAGATGAGGGATACTTCGGATCGACTAACCGTCCCGCCTTAGACAATGCTGTCACCTCTACCGCCATCTACACGCTAgttgacaacaacaacaacaagataAGTAACTTCGCGTCCTCCACGTACGCTCCGTATGGACCGACAGCTTCATACGGTTCCACTCCAACGTACCCGATCGCAAACCGTGTCCCACCGAACCAACCAAGCATGCAAACGTATGGGCCACCGTCCGTTGTGGAGGCATCCACGCTCAAGAATGAACTCTACACGACACCGGATGACATCAACAACTTCCCGCCGGTGCGCAATCCTAACCTCAACCTAACGGACCCTACCACCATGTCAAACATTACGAAGATCGAGAACGGGCTCTACGGTACGCCGGCCAGCGAAGAGGACAAGGTAAACATGCTGGTCAACAAGATTGTGCAGACATTTAATGGCAACTTTGAGGAGCTTGAACAAATTCTCAAGGAACGTAAAAACCTGACCGTCACCAGTACGGCTGGATCTCTGGGCGCAACCACCGTGGTGGGTCCCTCATCGGGTGTATCCACCAGTGAAGGATCCGCTCCTACCTCCAGTACAACTCCAAAgccgaaaaagaagaagaagcgtcCCAGTGGCAACCGAAAGCCTTCCAACGGTACTACCTCCAGCTCCGGAACCGCAACGAAGAAACCAACCGCTAAACCGACGGCACTTGCTGACAATGCCGCCAGTAACGCAACCTCCGTCAAACCATCGTCTCGCCCTTCGAAGAAACCAACCAAGGTACGACGACCAAGCAACTCCACCAAACCAACCACCGGTTCCAAGCCGACCACTGCGACCACGCTCACTAAACCGATCGCCAGCGATACTCCCGCGAAACCGGCTAAACCATCCAGCACGAAACCGAAACCTTCCACATCCCCCAGCAGTGGCAGCACTGCAGCCGGTTCACGACCAAAGCCTTCCACCTCTCCAAAACCATCGTCTGCTGCTAGCACGACCAAGAAACCGGTCCGTGCGTCCACTACCAAGCGACCAACGCGTAAACCCAGCACCCGACCCACCCTGGCCGATGCCGACCTCACCACAACCCAGCTGACGACGACGCGCAAACCCACCAAG GTCACGAAGCGCCCCACCAAACGCCCATCCTCGACGAcgaccaccaccgccgccccACCGGAAGACGAAACGATCGACGAGGAGGAAAACGCCGTGGACGGTgaggacgaggaggaggaagaggacgaGGACGTTGGTGAGGAGACGAACGAGACGGTGGACCAGCAGCCGGCAGGAGGAAGAAAGATTC TTTGTGGCCAGCGGCCGTTGATGAAGAGTGGGCGCGTGGTAGGCGGTAAGGCATCGAAGTTTGGCGAATGGCCCTGGCAGGTGCTGGTACGTGAGTCAACCTGGCTCGGACTGTTCACCAAGAACAAGTGCGGTGGTGTGCTGATCACGAACGAATACGTCATCACTGCTGCTCACTGTCAACCTGG CTTCCTTGCCTCGTTGGTGGCCGTGTTCGGCGAGTTCGATATCTCCAGCGACCTAGAAACGAAGCGTTCCGTCACGAAGAACGTAAAACGTGTCATCGTCCACCGGCAGTACGATGCAGCCACCTTCGAGAACGATCTGGCCATCCTGGAGCTCGAGAATCCCATCCATTACGACGTTCATATAG TGCCAATCTGTATGCCAGGTGATGATGCCGACTTTACTGGACGCATGGCAACCGTGACGGGGTGGGGTCGGCTGACCTACGGTGGCGGTGTACCCTCCGTCCTCCAGGAAGTGCAg GTGCCGGTCATCGAGAACAGCGTCTGCCAGGAGATGTTCCACATGGCCGGACACAACAAGAAGATCCTACCGTCGTTCGTCTGTGCCGGTTACGCAAACGGCAAGCGAGATTCCTGCGAG GGTGACAGCGGTGGTCCGCTGGTCCTGCAGCGTCCCGATGGCCGGTACGAGCTGGTCGGTACCGTATCCCACGGTATCCGGTGTGCCGCCCCCTATCTGCCCGGTGTCTACATGCGGACGACCTTCTACAAACCCTGGCTACGAAGCGTTACTGGCGTGAAGTAA